One genomic segment of Panicum virgatum strain AP13 chromosome 2N, P.virgatum_v5, whole genome shotgun sequence includes these proteins:
- the LOC120661233 gene encoding transcription factor 25-like has product MSARLLRRVLQEREAAPQDPEVAEDEQSEEEEASPPRAAARNLFDLLDGGDGEEEDKEDEKERSQPLSYPQQKHSLQKKPANIVPETSKKSKKKKKKTKGEPSSTKSKDEQSLDSILEDLSIEKKTTQQRGHQSDRAAGKEIVTNEATHGATSVLEIDPKHLKGENEMRRIFGSKVVDSFENQRNMPSSSRQVRGVRRVVHNPRKTLLVSPPSYWPPWDKSLTMHLLETKNGLNYFRYAFDPSVRHVQELFEAAKAANDLNAIAAILGKYPYHPESLLTFAELFKYSGEHQSSADAVEKCLFALECAWHPLFSPLQGNYQLKYSHDTNKPFFTALFSHMKNLDRRGCHRSALEVCKFLLSLDSDDPKGALFCIDYFALRSQQYKWLEQFAEEYQCDNSLWLFPNFSFSLAIARFYLERDATSEGSDHVDKSTSVDLMKQALMLHPLVLRKIVDKAPLKDSSWTQILRNVFFGSAKPGSPSLDHMINIYVERHYIMWRFPELQNLMKEAALLVIESLKQDNREAQDWACVRKEAFSAEKNEYSHLLVSDFSDTTPSLPPEELRPFMVGPGMVHEMPPVEQEAAGPERLRAPREVAGRNPALVFLESLLPWVDYGDNHHDAIEDNNGD; this is encoded by the exons gcggaatctctttgatctgctcgacggcggcgacggagaagaagaagacaag GAAGATGAAAAAGAAAGAAGTCAGCCTTTGAGTTACCCACAACAGAAACACTCTCTGCAAAAGAAGCCTGCAAATATTGTTCCCGAAACGAGcaaaaaatcaaagaaaaagaagaaaaagaccaaGGGAGAGCCCTCATCAACGAAGTCAAAGGATGAACAGTCACTGGATTCAATCCTGGAAGATCTATCTATTGAAAAGAAGACAACGCAACAGAGAGGTCATCAAAGTGACAGAGCAGCAGGAAAGGAAATTGTGACAAATGAAGCTACTCATGGGGCAACCTCAGTTCTTGAAATTGATCCCAAACATCTAAAGGGTGAAAATGAGATGAGACGCATTTTTGGATCGAAGGTAGTGGATTCATTTGAAAATCAACGGAATATGCCAAGCAGTTCAAGACAAGTACGTGGTGTCAGGCGTGTTGTCCATAATCCAAGAAAAACTCTTCTTGTATCTCCACCTAGCTACTGGCCACCATGGGATAAATCGTTAACAATGCATCTTCTTGAGACGAAGAATGGTTTGAATTACTTCAG GTATGCATTTGATCCTTCTGTCAGACACGTGCAGGAATTATTTGAAGCTGCCAAAGCTGCAAATGATCTCAATGCTATTGCTGCTATATTAGGAAAATATCCATATCATCCAGAATCACTGTTGACATTTGCTGAACTTTTCAAATATTCTGGAGAGCATCAATCATCAGCAGATGCAGTGGAGAAGTGTCTATTTGCATTGGAGTGTGCTTGGCATCCTTTATTTAGCCCACTGCAGGGCAACTACCAGTTGAAATACAGCCATGACACAAATAAGCCATTTTTTACAGCACTCTTTAGTCACATGAAAAATCTGGATAGGCGTGGCTGCCACCGATCAGCTCTAGAGGTCTGCAAGTTTCTGTTGTCACTGGACTCTGATGATCCAAAGGGTGCTCTATTTTGTATTGATTACTTTGCTCTAAGATCACAGCAGTACAAATGGCTGGAGCAATTTGCTGAAGAGTACCAGTGTGATAACTCCCTTTGGTTATTCCCAAATTTCTCGTTTTCTCTTGCTATTGCACGGTTTTACCTTGAGCGTGATGCAACATCTGAAGGTTCTGATCATGTTGACAAGTCAACATCTGTTGATCTCATGAAACAAGCTCTGATGCTTCACCCCTTGGTGCTTCGCAAGATAGTTGACAAGGCTCCTCTGAAAGACTCATCATGGACCCAAATACTCAGAAATGTGTTCTTTGGATCAGCAAAACCGGGAAGCCCGTCACTTGACCATATGATCAACATATATGTGGAACGCCATTATATCATGTGGAGATTCCCAGAACTTCAGAACTTAATGAAAGAGGCTGCACTTTTGGTGATTGAATCACTCAAGCAGGATAACAGAGAAGCCCAGGACTGGGCATGTGTTAGAAAAGAGGCATTCTCTGCAGAGAAGAATGA GTACTCTCATTTGCTTGTTTCAGACTTTTCTGACACAACACCGTCGCTCCCACCGGAAGAACTTCGGCCGTTCATGGTCGGTCCAGGAATGGTGCACGAGATGCCTCCCGTAGAACAAGAAGCTGCTGGCCCTGAGAGACTCCGTGCCCCTCGTGAAGTCGCTGGGCGTAATCCTGCGCTGGTCTTCCTTGAATCACTGCTCCCATGGGTAGACTATGGTGACAATCATCACGATGCGATTGAGGACAACAATGGCGATTGA